From a region of the Erythrobacter neustonensis genome:
- the rpoC gene encoding DNA-directed RNA polymerase subunit beta', with protein MNDLTKFTNQLAKPETFDQIQIGIASPERIRSWSYGEIKKPETINYRTFKPERDGLFCARIFGPVKDYECLCGKYKRMKYKGVVCEKCGVEVTVTKVRRERMGHIELAAPVAHIWFLKSLPSRIGLLLDMQLKQLERVLYFESYIVTEPGLTPLEKFQLMTEDELLEAQDEYGEDAFTADIGAEAVRTMLMQLDLEAERDALLEELATTKSTLKPKKIIKRLKVVESFIDSGNRPEWMILEVIPVIPPELRPLVPLDGGRFATSDLNDLYRRVINRNNRLKRLIELRAPDIIVRNEKRMLQEAVDALFDNGRRGRVITGANKRPLKSLSDMLKGKQGRFRQNLLGKRVDYSGRSVIVTGPELKLHQCGLPKKMALELFKPFIYARLDAKGLSMTLKQAKKWVEKERKEVWDILDEVIREHPVLLNRAPTLHRLGIQAFEPVLIEGKAIQLHPLVCSAFNADFDGDQMAVHVPLSLEAQLEARVLMMSTNNILSPANGKPIIVPSQDMVLGIYYLSMERQEKHPEFIEDKDGSKIEKLPRFADMAEVHQALEAKAVTLHTRIIARVPQADESGVVAMKRFVTTPGRMLIGECLPKNHKVPFDIINRLLTKREIGDVIDQVYRHTGQKDTVLFADAIMALGFRHAFKAGISFGKDDMIIPDAKDKLVDETKELVAGYEQQYQDGLITQQEKYNKVIDAWSKCGDMVADAMMAEIKAQPIDGETGKEAQINSIYMMSHSGARGSPAQMKQLAGMRGLMAKPSGEIIETPIISNFKEGLTVLEYFNSTHGARKGLADTALKTANSGYLTRRLVDVSQDCVIVEDDCGTENFLEMRAIIQGGSVIASLGERILGRTTMEDIVNATTGEVIVPKLTLIDEAMVKAIEAAEVQSAKIRSPLVCEAEMGVCGTCYGRDLARGTPVNIGEAVGVIAAQSIGEPGTQLTMRTFHIGGAAQLNETSHLEAISDGKVEYREMQTITDKMGRILSLSRSGEIAVIDAEGREREMHKVPYGTVIKIKDGAQVKIGDRLAEWDPFTLPIITEQSGVVKYQDLAEGITLEEQMDDATGIAQRVVTENRATGRKKKEDLRPRLTLLAEGSGEIEAARYMLAPGTTLSVSDGDTVQAGDILARASREAAKTRDITGGLPRVAELFEARMPKDVSVIAKISGRIEFVREYKAKRKIAIIPEEGDPVEYLIAKTKVIDVQEGDYVKKGDTLVSGSPNPHDILEVMGVEALAEYLVDEIQEVYRLQGVKINDKHIEVIVRQMLQKVEITDGGDTTLLPGEQVDLAEMLEVNGKLAKGKQGASGNPVLLGITKASLQTRSFISAASFQETTRVLTQAAVEGKKDTLIGLKENVIVGRLIPAGTGAGMNRLRVTANSRDAALKAAWKKQQEALSASGQREVEPAADAIGSEEKMKAAMAAMAAAAPAADVEDAGEE; from the coding sequence ATGAACGACCTGACCAAATTCACCAACCAGCTGGCGAAGCCCGAAACCTTCGACCAGATCCAGATCGGCATCGCCTCGCCGGAGCGCATCCGCTCGTGGTCCTATGGCGAGATCAAGAAGCCCGAGACGATCAATTACCGCACGTTCAAGCCCGAGCGTGACGGGTTGTTCTGCGCGCGCATCTTCGGCCCCGTGAAAGACTACGAGTGCCTGTGCGGCAAGTACAAGCGCATGAAGTACAAGGGCGTCGTCTGCGAAAAGTGCGGCGTCGAAGTCACCGTGACCAAGGTGCGCCGCGAGCGCATGGGCCACATCGAACTGGCCGCGCCCGTCGCGCACATCTGGTTCCTGAAGTCGCTGCCTTCGCGCATCGGCCTGCTGCTCGACATGCAGCTCAAGCAGCTCGAGCGCGTGCTGTATTTCGAAAGCTACATCGTCACCGAGCCGGGCCTGACCCCGCTCGAGAAGTTCCAGCTGATGACCGAGGACGAGCTCCTCGAAGCGCAGGACGAATATGGCGAAGACGCCTTCACCGCCGATATCGGCGCGGAAGCCGTGCGCACCATGTTGATGCAGCTTGACCTCGAAGCCGAGCGCGATGCCCTGCTCGAGGAACTGGCGACCACCAAGTCGACCCTCAAGCCCAAGAAGATCATCAAGCGTCTGAAGGTCGTCGAAAGCTTCATCGATTCGGGCAACCGCCCCGAATGGATGATCCTCGAAGTGATCCCGGTGATCCCGCCCGAACTGCGCCCGCTGGTGCCGCTCGATGGTGGCCGTTTCGCGACGTCGGACCTCAACGACCTTTACCGCCGCGTGATCAACCGCAACAACCGTCTGAAGCGCCTGATCGAACTGCGCGCGCCGGACATCATCGTGCGCAACGAAAAGCGCATGTTGCAGGAGGCGGTCGACGCCCTGTTCGACAACGGCCGCCGTGGCCGTGTCATCACCGGCGCCAACAAGCGTCCGCTGAAGTCGCTGTCCGACATGCTCAAGGGCAAGCAGGGCCGCTTCCGTCAGAACCTGCTCGGCAAGCGCGTCGACTATTCGGGCCGTTCGGTGATCGTGACCGGGCCTGAGCTGAAGCTGCACCAGTGCGGCCTGCCCAAGAAGATGGCGCTCGAACTGTTCAAGCCGTTCATCTACGCACGGCTTGACGCCAAGGGTCTGTCGATGACCCTGAAGCAGGCCAAGAAGTGGGTCGAAAAGGAGCGCAAGGAAGTCTGGGACATCCTCGACGAGGTAATCCGCGAACACCCCGTGCTGCTCAACCGCGCGCCGACGCTGCACCGTCTGGGCATCCAGGCGTTCGAGCCCGTGCTGATCGAAGGCAAGGCAATCCAGCTGCACCCGCTCGTCTGCTCGGCGTTCAACGCCGACTTCGACGGTGACCAGATGGCGGTCCACGTGCCGCTGTCGCTGGAAGCCCAGCTCGAAGCGCGCGTGCTGATGATGTCGACCAACAACATCCTCTCGCCCGCGAACGGCAAGCCGATCATCGTGCCTTCGCAGGACATGGTGCTGGGGATCTACTACCTGTCGATGGAACGTCAGGAGAAGCACCCCGAGTTCATCGAGGACAAGGACGGCAGCAAGATCGAGAAGCTGCCGCGCTTTGCCGACATGGCCGAAGTGCACCAGGCGCTCGAAGCCAAGGCGGTCACGCTTCACACCCGCATCATCGCCCGCGTTCCGCAGGCCGATGAAAGCGGCGTGGTGGCGATGAAGCGCTTCGTCACGACTCCGGGCCGGATGCTGATCGGTGAATGCCTGCCGAAGAACCACAAGGTTCCCTTCGACATCATCAACCGTCTGCTGACCAAGCGCGAGATCGGTGACGTGATCGACCAGGTCTATCGTCACACCGGGCAGAAGGACACTGTGCTTTTTGCCGACGCCATCATGGCGCTGGGCTTCCGCCACGCGTTCAAGGCCGGGATCAGCTTCGGCAAGGACGACATGATCATCCCCGATGCCAAGGACAAGCTGGTCGACGAGACCAAGGAACTGGTTGCCGGGTACGAGCAGCAGTATCAGGACGGTCTGATCACGCAGCAGGAAAAGTACAACAAGGTGATCGACGCCTGGTCGAAGTGCGGTGACATGGTCGCCGACGCGATGATGGCCGAGATCAAGGCGCAGCCGATCGACGGCGAGACGGGCAAGGAAGCCCAGATCAACTCGATCTACATGATGAGCCACTCGGGCGCACGTGGTAGCCCGGCGCAGATGAAGCAGCTCGCCGGGATGCGCGGTCTGATGGCCAAGCCGTCGGGCGAAATCATCGAGACCCCGATTATCTCGAACTTCAAGGAAGGTCTGACCGTTCTTGAATACTTCAACTCGACCCACGGCGCCCGTAAGGGCCTTGCGGACACCGCGTTGAAGACCGCGAACTCGGGTTACCTCACCCGTCGTCTGGTCGACGTGTCGCAGGATTGCGTCATCGTCGAGGATGATTGCGGCACCGAGAACTTCCTCGAAATGCGCGCCATCATCCAGGGCGGCAGCGTGATCGCTTCGCTGGGTGAGCGCATCCTTGGCCGCACGACGATGGAAGACATCGTCAACGCGACCACGGGCGAGGTGATCGTGCCCAAGCTGACCTTGATCGACGAAGCGATGGTCAAGGCGATCGAGGCGGCAGAAGTGCAGTCGGCGAAGATCCGCAGCCCGCTGGTCTGCGAAGCCGAGATGGGCGTGTGCGGCACCTGCTACGGCCGCGATCTTGCTCGCGGGACGCCGGTCAATATCGGTGAAGCTGTCGGCGTTATCGCCGCGCAGTCGATCGGTGAGCCCGGTACCCAGCTGACGATGCGGACCTTCCACATCGGCGGCGCGGCGCAGCTCAACGAAACTTCGCACCTCGAGGCAATTTCGGACGGCAAGGTCGAGTATCGCGAGATGCAGACCATCACCGACAAGATGGGCCGCATCCTGAGCCTGTCGCGCAGCGGCGAAATCGCCGTGATCGACGCCGAAGGGCGCGAGCGCGAAATGCACAAGGTGCCCTATGGTACGGTGATCAAGATCAAGGACGGCGCGCAGGTCAAGATCGGCGACCGTCTGGCAGAGTGGGATCCCTTCACCCTGCCGATCATCACCGAACAGTCGGGTGTGGTGAAGTACCAGGATCTGGCCGAGGGCATCACGCTCGAGGAACAGATGGACGACGCCACCGGCATCGCCCAGCGCGTGGTGACCGAAAACCGTGCCACCGGCCGCAAGAAGAAGGAAGACCTGCGTCCGCGGCTCACCCTTCTGGCCGAAGGCAGCGGCGAAATCGAAGCGGCACGTTACATGCTCGCTCCGGGTACGACGCTGTCGGTCAGCGATGGCGACACGGTGCAGGCGGGTGACATTCTCGCCCGTGCCAGCCGTGAAGCTGCCAAGACCCGCGACATCACCGGCGGTCTGCCGCGCGTTGCCGAACTCTTCGAGGCGCGTATGCCCAAGGACGTTTCGGTGATCGCCAAGATCTCCGGCCGGATCGAATTCGTCCGCGAATACAAGGCCAAGCGCAAGATCGCGATTATCCCTGAGGAAGGGGATCCGGTGGAATACCTGATCGCCAAGACCAAGGTGATCGACGTGCAGGAAGGCGATTACGTGAAGAAGGGTGACACCCTTGTTTCCGGCTCGCCCAACCCGCACGACATCCTCGAGGTCATGGGTGTCGAAGCGCTGGCCGAGTATCTCGTCGATGAGATTCAGGAAGTCTATCGCTTGCAGGGCGTGAAGATCAACGACAAGCACATCGAGGTGATCGTTCGCCAGATGCTGCAAAAGGTCGAGATCACCGATGGCGGGGACACCACCCTGCTGCCGGGCGAACAGGTCGATCTGGCAGAGATGCTGGAGGTCAACGGCAAGCTGGCCAAGGGCAAGCAGGGCGCATCGGGCAACCCCGTGCTGCTCGGCATCACCAAGGCGTCGCTGCAGACCCGCTCGTTCATCTCGGCAGCGTCGTTCCAGGAAACCACCCGCGTGCTGACGCAGGCGGCGGTCGAAGGAAAGAAGGACACGCTGATCGGTCTGAAGGAAAACGTGATCGTCGGTCGTCTCATCCCCGCCGGTACCGGCGCGGGCATGAACCGCCTGCGGGTCACCGCCAACAGCCGCGATGCGGCGCTGAAGGCGGCGTGGAAGAAGCAGCAGGAAGCCCTGTCCGCTTCGGGGCAGCGCGAAGTCGAACCGGCGGCCGATGCCATCGGTTCGGAAGAGAAGATGAAGGCAGCGATGGCTGCGATGGCCGCCGCCGCCCCGGCAGCGGATGTCGAGGATGCGGGTGAAGAATAA
- the rpoB gene encoding DNA-directed RNA polymerase subunit beta, with protein sequence MATKAKPPVTRSRKAQGTAKKRIRKIFGDIHEVVQMPNLIEVQRESYEQFLRSDKATGYVSGLEKTLRSVFPIRDFAGTAELDFVHYELEEPKYDTTECRQRGITYAAPMKVTLRLIVFEVDSETETRSVLDIKEQDVYMGDMPLMTDNGTFIINGTERVIVSQMHRSPGVLFDHDRGKTHSSGKLLFAARVIPYRGSWLDFEFDAKDIVNVRIDRKRKLPVTALLYSLGLDAEDILSHFYNTVTWERAKDGWKIPFHAEAWRNAKPTFALVDAATGEEIFPAGQKISPRAANKAAKDGLTELLLPVEEVVSRYAAVDMIDESTGRIYVEAGDELTLEHVDILDKAGIDQLPLLDIDEINTGPWIRNTLKADKAENRDEGLEAIYKVMRPGEPPTKETAEALFEGLFFDAERYDLSAVGRVKLNMRLGLECEDTVTTLRKEDILAVVKELVGLKDGKGEVDDIDNLGNRRVRSVGELLENQYRVGLLRMERAVKERMSSVDVSTVMPNDLINAKPAVAAVREFFGSSQLSQFMDQTNPLSEVTHKRRVSALGPGGLTRERAGFEVRDVHPTHYGRICPIETPEGPNIGLINSLASFSRVNKYGFIETPYRKVIDGKVTADVIYLSAMEEQKHTVAQASAELTEDGSFVEELVSARHNGDNLMAMRENVTLMDVSPKQLVSVAASLIPFLENDDANRALMGSNMQRQAVPLVKAEAPWVGTGMEETVARDSGAAIAAKRGGIVDQVDATRIVIRAIGDVEPGQSGVDIYTLQKFQRSNQNTCINQRPLVKVGDVIEQGDIIADGPSTDLGELALGKNSLVAFMPWNGYNYEDSILISERIVKDDVFTSIHIEEFEVMARDTKLGPEDITRDIPNVGEEALRNLDEAGIVYIGAEVHPGDILVGKITPKGESPMTPEEKLLRAIFGEKASDVRDTSLRLPPGVAGTIVEVRVFNRHGIEIDDRTRAIQNEEIERLRKDAADERNILNRATYNRLKDMLMGQTASAAPKGVKKGEEITDAMLEGIERHEWFKFAVAEDGRQAQIEAVKSQYDEAVALIDAKFHDRKEKLERGDELAPGVLKMVKVFVAVKRKLQPGDKMAGRHGNKGVISRILPIEDMPFLADGTHVDLVLNPLGVPSRMNVGQIFETHLGFAARALGHEIKDMLDDWRAANPNAARDFADVAPPAAVVDRLKDIYGDQYFEDLESRSTADIVELAGNLAAGVPMGTPVFDGAREADVSDMLVKAGIDSSGQSVLYDGRTGEAFDRKVTVGIIYMLKLHHLVDDKIHARSIGPYSLVTQQPLGGKAQFGGQRFGEMEVWALQAYGAAYTLQEMLTVKSDDVVGRTKVYEAIVKGDDTFEAGIPESFNVLVKEMRSLGLNVELKSVLDEDDDGEMLEAAE encoded by the coding sequence ATGGCAACCAAGGCGAAGCCGCCCGTCACCCGCAGCCGCAAGGCGCAAGGGACCGCCAAGAAGCGCATCCGCAAGATCTTCGGCGACATCCACGAAGTGGTGCAGATGCCGAACCTGATCGAGGTTCAGCGCGAATCGTATGAGCAGTTCCTGCGTTCGGACAAGGCCACGGGCTATGTCTCGGGCCTTGAAAAGACCCTGCGTTCGGTCTTCCCGATCCGCGATTTCGCCGGCACCGCCGAGCTCGATTTTGTGCATTACGAACTCGAAGAGCCCAAGTACGACACCACCGAGTGCCGTCAGCGCGGGATCACCTATGCCGCGCCGATGAAGGTCACGCTGCGCCTGATCGTGTTCGAGGTCGACAGCGAAACCGAAACCCGCTCGGTGCTCGATATCAAGGAGCAGGACGTCTACATGGGCGACATGCCCTTGATGACGGACAACGGCACCTTCATCATCAACGGCACCGAACGCGTGATCGTGTCGCAGATGCACCGTTCGCCGGGCGTCTTGTTCGATCACGACCGCGGCAAGACGCACTCGTCGGGCAAGCTGCTGTTCGCCGCCCGCGTCATCCCCTACCGCGGCTCGTGGCTCGACTTCGAATTCGACGCTAAGGACATTGTCAACGTGCGTATCGACCGCAAGCGCAAGCTGCCGGTCACCGCGCTGCTCTATTCGCTCGGCCTCGATGCCGAGGATATCCTCAGCCACTTCTACAACACCGTGACGTGGGAGCGCGCCAAGGACGGCTGGAAGATCCCGTTCCACGCCGAAGCCTGGCGCAATGCCAAGCCGACCTTCGCACTGGTCGATGCCGCGACGGGCGAGGAAATCTTCCCCGCCGGTCAGAAGATCAGCCCGCGTGCCGCGAACAAGGCGGCCAAGGACGGTCTCACCGAACTGCTGCTCCCGGTCGAGGAAGTCGTCAGCCGCTATGCCGCGGTCGACATGATCGACGAGAGCACGGGCCGCATCTATGTCGAAGCCGGTGACGAGCTGACGCTCGAGCATGTCGACATTCTCGACAAGGCCGGGATCGACCAGCTGCCGCTGCTCGACATCGACGAGATCAACACCGGTCCCTGGATCCGCAACACGCTCAAGGCCGACAAGGCCGAGAACCGCGACGAGGGTCTGGAAGCAATCTACAAGGTTATGCGTCCGGGCGAACCGCCGACGAAGGAAACCGCCGAGGCATTGTTCGAAGGCCTGTTCTTCGATGCCGAACGCTATGACCTGTCGGCCGTGGGCCGCGTGAAGCTCAACATGCGTCTGGGCCTCGAGTGCGAGGACACCGTCACCACGCTGCGCAAGGAAGACATCCTTGCGGTGGTGAAGGAACTGGTCGGCCTCAAGGACGGCAAGGGCGAAGTCGACGACATCGACAACCTCGGCAACCGCCGCGTGCGTTCGGTGGGCGAGCTGCTGGAGAACCAGTACCGCGTCGGCCTGCTGCGCATGGAGCGCGCGGTGAAGGAGCGCATGAGCAGCGTCGACGTGTCGACCGTGATGCCGAACGACCTCATCAACGCCAAGCCGGCCGTTGCCGCGGTGCGTGAGTTCTTCGGTTCCTCGCAGCTGTCGCAGTTCATGGACCAGACCAACCCGCTCTCGGAAGTCACCCACAAGCGCCGCGTTTCCGCGCTCGGGCCGGGTGGTCTGACGCGCGAGCGCGCGGGCTTTGAAGTCCGCGACGTTCACCCCACGCACTATGGCCGCATCTGCCCGATCGAAACGCCCGAAGGCCCGAACATCGGTCTGATCAACAGCCTCGCAAGCTTCAGCCGCGTCAACAAGTATGGCTTCATCGAAACGCCGTACCGCAAGGTGATCGACGGCAAGGTGACCGCGGACGTGATCTATCTTTCGGCAATGGAAGAGCAGAAGCACACCGTGGCGCAGGCTTCGGCCGAGCTGACCGAAGACGGCAGCTTCGTCGAAGAGCTGGTTTCGGCGCGTCACAACGGCGACAACCTGATGGCGATGCGTGAAAACGTGACGCTGATGGACGTCAGCCCCAAGCAGCTGGTCTCGGTCGCGGCATCGCTTATCCCGTTCCTGGAAAACGATGACGCCAACCGCGCGCTGATGGGTTCGAACATGCAGCGTCAGGCCGTGCCGCTGGTCAAGGCGGAAGCGCCCTGGGTCGGCACCGGCATGGAAGAAACCGTTGCGCGCGATTCGGGTGCAGCGATCGCGGCAAAGCGTGGCGGGATCGTCGACCAGGTCGATGCGACCCGTATCGTGATCCGCGCCATCGGCGATGTCGAACCAGGCCAGTCGGGCGTCGACATCTACACGCTCCAGAAGTTCCAGCGTTCGAACCAGAACACCTGCATCAACCAGCGTCCGCTGGTGAAGGTGGGTGATGTGATCGAACAGGGCGACATCATTGCCGACGGTCCCTCGACCGATCTGGGTGAGCTGGCGCTGGGCAAGAACAGCCTCGTCGCGTTCATGCCCTGGAATGGCTACAACTACGAAGACTCGATCCTGATCAGCGAGCGCATCGTGAAGGACGACGTCTTCACCTCGATCCACATCGAGGAGTTCGAAGTCATGGCGCGTGACACCAAGCTCGGGCCGGAAGACATCACCCGCGACATTCCCAACGTCGGCGAGGAAGCGCTGCGCAACCTCGACGAGGCGGGCATCGTCTATATCGGTGCGGAAGTTCACCCCGGTGACATTCTCGTCGGCAAGATCACGCCCAAGGGCGAATCCCCGATGACGCCGGAAGAAAAGCTGCTGCGCGCGATCTTCGGCGAAAAGGCGAGCGATGTGCGTGACACCTCGCTGCGTCTGCCGCCGGGCGTTGCGGGCACGATCGTCGAGGTCCGGGTGTTCAACCGCCACGGGATCGAGATCGACGACCGTACCCGCGCGATCCAGAACGAGGAAATCGAACGCCTCCGCAAGGACGCGGCTGACGAACGCAACATCCTCAACCGTGCGACCTACAACCGTCTCAAGGACATGCTGATGGGGCAGACCGCCTCGGCAGCGCCCAAGGGCGTGAAGAAGGGCGAGGAAATCACCGACGCGATGCTCGAAGGCATCGAACGCCACGAATGGTTCAAGTTCGCGGTGGCCGAAGATGGCCGTCAGGCGCAGATCGAGGCGGTGAAGAGCCAGTACGACGAAGCCGTCGCGCTGATCGATGCCAAGTTCCACGACCGCAAGGAAAAGCTGGAGCGCGGCGATGAACTCGCTCCGGGCGTGCTCAAGATGGTCAAGGTCTTCGTGGCGGTGAAGCGCAAGCTGCAGCCGGGCGACAAGATGGCCGGCCGTCACGGGAACAAGGGCGTGATCAGCCGCATCCTGCCGATCGAGGACATGCCGTTCCTCGCCGACGGGACGCATGTCGACCTCGTGCTGAACCCGCTGGGCGTGCCTTCGCGCATGAACGTCGGACAGATCTTCGAAACGCACCTCGGCTTTGCGGCACGTGCGCTGGGTCACGAAATCAAGGACATGCTGGACGATTGGCGCGCTGCCAATCCGAACGCGGCCCGCGATTTTGCCGACGTGGCACCGCCCGCTGCGGTCGTGGACCGGTTGAAGGATATCTACGGCGACCAGTATTTCGAGGATCTCGAAAGCCGCTCGACCGCCGATATCGTCGAACTGGCGGGCAACCTTGCGGCCGGCGTGCCGATGGGGACCCCGGTGTTCGACGGCGCGCGTGAAGCCGACGTTTCGGACATGCTGGTCAAGGCGGGGATCGATTCCTCGGGCCAGAGCGTCCTTTACGACGGCCGCACCGGCGAGGCGTTCGACCGCAAGGTGACCGTGGGCATCATTTACATGCTCAAGCTGCACCACCTGGTCGACGACAAGATCCACGCCCGTTCGATCGGCCCCTACAGCCTCGTCACCCAGCAGCCGCTGGGCGGCAAGGCGCAGTTCGGCGGCCAGCGCTTCGGGGAAATGGAGGTTTGGGCGCTCCAGGCTTACGGCGCAGCCTACACCTTGCAGGAAATGCTGACGGTGAAGTCCGACGACGTGGTCGGCCGCACCAAGGTCTACGAAGCGATCGTCAAGGGCGACGACACCTTCGAGGCCGGCATTCCCGAGAGCTTCAACGTTCTCGTCAAGGAAATGCGCAGCCTCGGCCTCAATGTCGAACTGAAGTCGGTCCTCGACGAGGACGACGACGGCGAGATGCTGGAGGCAGCGGAATAA
- the rplJ gene encoding 50S ribosomal protein L10: protein MDRSQKADAVAQLNAVFNEVSVVVVTRNLGMTVAQSTALRLKMRDAGATYKVAKNRLANLALENTDYVGLGDMLTGPVGLAWSTDPVAAAKAAVEFAKTNDKLEIVGGSMGSVVLDEAGIKALASMPSLDELRAKLIGLVNAPATKIAQVVTAPAAKVARVFAAYADKAA from the coding sequence ATGGATCGTTCGCAGAAAGCCGACGCGGTTGCCCAGCTCAATGCAGTCTTCAACGAGGTTTCCGTGGTGGTTGTCACCCGTAACCTCGGCATGACGGTGGCTCAGTCCACCGCCCTGCGTCTGAAGATGCGCGATGCTGGTGCGACCTACAAGGTTGCGAAGAACCGTCTCGCCAATCTCGCCCTCGAAAACACCGACTATGTCGGGCTTGGTGACATGCTCACCGGTCCGGTCGGGCTGGCCTGGTCGACCGACCCGGTCGCGGCTGCCAAGGCCGCTGTCGAATTCGCCAAGACGAATGACAAGCTCGAAATCGTCGGCGGGTCGATGGGTTCGGTCGTCCTCGACGAAGCCGGCATCAAGGCGCTTGCCTCGATGCCCAGCCTCGACGAGCTGCGCGCCAAGCTTATCGGTCTGGTCAACGCACCTGCGACGAAGATCGCCCAGGTCGTTACCGCACCCGCGGCCAAGGTCGCCCGTGTTTTCGCCGCTTACGCGGACAAGGCAGCCTAA
- the rplL gene encoding 50S ribosomal protein L7/L12 → MADIAKLVEELSKLTVLEAADLAKALEEAWGVSAAAAVAVAAGPAAAAEAVEEQTEFDVILTGDGGKKIQVIKEVRAITGLGLTEAKALVEGAPKAIKEGVAKAEAEDIKKKIEEAGGTVELK, encoded by the coding sequence ATGGCCGATATTGCCAAGCTTGTTGAAGAACTCTCGAAGCTGACCGTGCTCGAAGCAGCCGATCTCGCCAAGGCCCTCGAAGAAGCATGGGGCGTCAGCGCCGCTGCTGCTGTCGCTGTCGCCGCTGGCCCGGCCGCTGCTGCCGAAGCCGTTGAAGAGCAGACCGAATTCGACGTGATCCTCACCGGCGACGGTGGCAAGAAGATCCAGGTCATCAAGGAAGTCCGCGCGATCACCGGCCTCGGCCTGACCGAAGCCAAGGCGCTCGTCGAAGGCGCGCCCAAGGCGATCAAGGAAGGCGTTGCTAAGGCGGAAGCCGAAGACATCAAGAAGAAGATCGAAGAAGCCGGCGGCACCGTCGAGCTCAAGTAA
- a CDS encoding PEGA domain-containing protein gives MKLKTLVLAIAAGASLTGCATVMNGTNIDYMTETDPSGADIVFLNGLKCTSPCTLELKRGSDTRVDIKKPGYEPTFVLVQSRLAGSTFGNILAGGIIGGVVDGNNGASNTLYPRPLKVRLAPVGSGKKAMLLDKEGKDLMTVEEHNAKVRLDVAKTIGAELAGLEAPAN, from the coding sequence ATGAAGCTCAAAACTCTGGTTCTCGCCATCGCGGCGGGCGCCTCGCTGACCGGCTGTGCCACCGTCATGAACGGTACCAATATCGATTACATGACCGAAACCGATCCGAGCGGAGCGGACATCGTCTTCCTCAACGGTCTCAAGTGCACCTCGCCCTGCACGCTTGAACTCAAGCGCGGCTCGGACACGCGGGTAGACATCAAGAAGCCGGGGTATGAACCCACCTTCGTTCTCGTCCAGTCGCGTCTTGCCGGCTCGACCTTCGGCAACATCCTCGCCGGCGGGATCATCGGCGGTGTGGTCGATGGCAATAACGGCGCGAGCAACACGCTTTATCCCCGCCCGCTCAAGGTTCGCCTTGCACCCGTCGGTTCGGGCAAGAAGGCGATGCTGCTCGACAAGGAAGGCAAGGACCTCATGACCGTCGAAGAGCACAACGCCAAGGTTCGCCTCGACGTCGCCAAGACCATCGGTGCGGAACTGGCCGGGCTTGAAGCGCCGGCCAACTAA